The following nucleotide sequence is from Barnesiella viscericola DSM 18177.
TTTGTCGTGGAGCAACCCGCCGTGTGGACCCCCGAGACACCCAACCTCTACACCTCGGTGTCGAAGGTCTATGAAGGCAACGAACTGAAAGACGAATATACCACCACCTTCGGTATCCGCACCGTCGAGGTACGCCAGGGCGAAGGCTTCTTCCTGAACGGCAAACCATTGAAATTCAAAGGTGTTTGCAACCACCACGACCTGGGTCCGTTGGGCGGTATCGTCAACGAGGCCGGTATCCGCCGCCAGATACGCATGCTCAAAGAGATGGGCTGCAACGCCATTCGCACCTCGCACAACATGCCGGCTCCCGAGCTGGTACGCCTCTGCGACGAGATGGGTATGATGGTGATGGCCGAGTCGTTCGACGAGTGGGCCACGGCCAAGGTACAGAACGGCTACCACCTCGTCTTTAACGAATGGGCCGAGAAGGACATCGTCAACCTTGTGCGCCACTATCGCAACAACCCCAGCGTGGTGATGTGGTGCATCGGCAACGAGGTACCCGACCAGTGGTCGGGCGACCAGGGACCCAAGCTCACCCTGTGGCTGCAAAACATCTGCCACCGCGAGGACCCCACCCGTCCCGTTACCCAGGGTATGGACGCCCCCGATGCCGTAGTCAACAACAACATGGCTGCCGTGCTCGACGTGCCGGGCTTCAACTACCGCCCCTTCAAATACATCGAGAGTCAGAAGAAACTGCCCCAGGGCATCATTCTGGGCAGCGAGACAGTCTCGACCATCAGTTCGCGCGGCGTCTACAAATTCCCCGTAGAGCGTCGCTCCATGCCCAAATATCCCGACCACCAGAACTCGTCCTACGACGTGGAACACTGCGGCTGGTCCAACCTGCCCGAGGACGACTTTATCCAGCACGACGACCTGGCCTACTGCATGGGCGAGTTCGTGTGGACCGGATTCGACTACCTGGGTGAGCCCACCCCCTACTACTCCGATTGGCCCAGCCACTCGTCGCTCTTCGGTATCATCGACCTGGCCGGTATCCCCAAAGACCGCTACTACCTCTACCGCAGCCACTGGAACCCCGAGGCCGAAACGCTGCATATCCTGCCTCACTGGAACTGGGAAGGCCGCGAAGGCGAGGTAACCCCCATCTTTGTCTACACCAACTACCCCACGGCCGAACTCTTCATCAACGGCAAGAGCCAGGGCAAACGCACCAAAGACCTCTCGGTGACCGTTCACAACAGCGGCGACTCGCTCTCGACCGCCCAGTTCAAGCGTCAACAGCGCTACCGCCTCATGTGGATGGATACCCGCTACGAGCCGGGCACCGTCAAGGTGGTGGCCTACGACGAGCAGGGTAACGCCGTGGCCGAGAAGGAGATGAAGACGGCCGGCAAACCCTACCGCATCGAACTCACGGCCGACCGCTCAACCATCGCTGCCGACGGCCGCGACCTCTCGTTCATCACCGTCAAGGTGGTCGACAAAGAGGGCAACCTCTGCCCCAACGCCTCGAACCAGATTTCGTTCAAGGTGAAAGGCAAAGGCTACTACCGCGCCGGCGCCAACGGCGACCCCACCTCGCTCGAATCGTTCCAGGAGCCCCGCATGAAGGTATTCTCGGGCATGATGACCGCCATCGTCGCCTCGACCGAAGAGCCGGGCAAGATCACCCTCGAAGCTACCGCCAAAGGGTTGAAGAAAGCTACCCTCG
It contains:
- a CDS encoding glycoside hydrolase family 2 TIM barrel-domain containing protein, with the translated sequence MIKQLSLLVLLALPLGLSAQTQVRTETLLEKGWKFTREDNTQFKDTQCDDSQWQSVRIPHDWAIYGPFSINNDKHNTAIVQDGQKEAMEHAGRTGGLPFVGTGWYRRSFEVPQSIEGKKYTLIFDGAMSHARVYINGQEACYWPNGYNTFFVDATPYLRPGESNLLAVRLENFTESSRWYPGAGLYRNVHLVVTDEAHVPVWGTQIITTDLNDRYAKVTQSTSWEMPEGKSMSDYVIETSIVDPSGKTITTDRMRGSNFDHNTFNQEFVVEQPAVWTPETPNLYTSVSKVYEGNELKDEYTTTFGIRTVEVRQGEGFFLNGKPLKFKGVCNHHDLGPLGGIVNEAGIRRQIRMLKEMGCNAIRTSHNMPAPELVRLCDEMGMMVMAESFDEWATAKVQNGYHLVFNEWAEKDIVNLVRHYRNNPSVVMWCIGNEVPDQWSGDQGPKLTLWLQNICHREDPTRPVTQGMDAPDAVVNNNMAAVLDVPGFNYRPFKYIESQKKLPQGIILGSETVSTISSRGVYKFPVERRSMPKYPDHQNSSYDVEHCGWSNLPEDDFIQHDDLAYCMGEFVWTGFDYLGEPTPYYSDWPSHSSLFGIIDLAGIPKDRYYLYRSHWNPEAETLHILPHWNWEGREGEVTPIFVYTNYPTAELFINGKSQGKRTKDLSVTVHNSGDSLSTAQFKRQQRYRLMWMDTRYEPGTVKVVAYDEQGNAVAEKEMKTAGKPYRIELTADRSTIAADGRDLSFITVKVVDKEGNLCPNASNQISFKVKGKGYYRAGANGDPTSLESFQEPRMKVFSGMMTAIVASTEEPGKITLEATAKGLKKATLVIESK